The following proteins are encoded in a genomic region of Corallococcus silvisoli:
- a CDS encoding AMP-dependent synthetase/ligase has protein sequence MDLPKTMLHALHDQAARMEHRPALWSHHGGAYVPTSWFDYAQRVKRFALGLHARGFREGDPLGILSFNREAWHVADLGAMALGGVPVGLYTTSSLEQLVYILGHCEARFLLVENAKHLATGLELQKRLPALKYLIVVDAPTPLPEGVLRYADVLADGAKADEAPYWDSVHALHPDGLATLIYTSGTTGQPKGVALSHHNLAWTAKQLIDTLGYRDLEDERLVSYLPLSHIAEQIVSLHSPLMEGMQVYFADSMDALGKNLQQVRPTIFFAVPRVWEKFKSKAEEGLAAQPPLKRRLVEWARATALERNTRALSQERVPSFLEAKYALAQRLVFAPLKARIGLDKARLYSTSAAPIGREVLDFFASIDVVLLEAWGMTELSGPATVSTPECARHGTVGRPMLGVEVRIAEDGEILVKGGNVCLGYHRNPEATQELLEDGWLHSGDVGELDAEGFLRITGRKKEIIVTSGGKKTSPANIEELLKGVSPVGHALVVGDRRNYLVALVTLEPDRVRRFARERGLPEDAAALAMDPRLHQHLQEAIEREVNPKLSRFEGIKRFRVLPGEFTIEGGELTPSMKVRRKVVEQKYAAAIDALYAEPGGAVAHD, from the coding sequence ATGGACCTGCCCAAGACGATGTTGCATGCGCTCCATGACCAGGCCGCGCGGATGGAACACCGCCCGGCGCTCTGGTCCCACCACGGCGGCGCCTATGTGCCCACCTCGTGGTTCGACTATGCCCAGCGCGTCAAGCGCTTCGCCCTGGGGCTGCACGCGCGGGGGTTCCGGGAGGGGGACCCGCTGGGCATCCTCAGCTTCAACCGCGAGGCATGGCACGTGGCCGACCTGGGGGCCATGGCCCTGGGAGGCGTGCCGGTGGGGCTCTACACCACCAGCAGCCTGGAGCAGCTCGTCTACATCCTGGGGCACTGCGAGGCGCGCTTCCTCCTGGTGGAGAACGCGAAGCACCTGGCCACCGGGCTGGAGCTCCAGAAGCGGCTGCCCGCGCTGAAATACCTCATCGTCGTGGACGCGCCCACCCCCCTGCCCGAAGGCGTCCTGCGCTACGCGGACGTGCTGGCGGACGGCGCGAAGGCGGACGAGGCCCCCTACTGGGACAGCGTCCACGCGCTCCACCCGGACGGGCTGGCCACGCTCATCTACACGTCCGGCACCACCGGTCAGCCCAAGGGGGTGGCGCTCAGCCACCACAACCTCGCGTGGACGGCGAAGCAGCTCATCGACACGCTGGGGTACCGGGACCTGGAGGACGAGCGGCTCGTGTCCTACCTGCCGCTGTCGCATATCGCCGAGCAGATTGTCTCCCTGCACAGCCCCCTGATGGAGGGGATGCAGGTGTACTTCGCGGACTCGATGGACGCGCTGGGCAAGAACCTCCAGCAGGTGCGCCCCACCATCTTCTTCGCGGTGCCGCGCGTCTGGGAGAAGTTCAAGTCGAAGGCGGAGGAGGGCCTGGCCGCGCAGCCGCCGCTGAAGCGCCGGCTGGTGGAGTGGGCCCGGGCGACGGCGTTGGAGCGCAACACGCGCGCCTTGAGCCAGGAGCGCGTGCCGTCCTTCCTGGAGGCCAAGTACGCCCTGGCCCAGCGGCTCGTCTTCGCGCCGCTGAAGGCCCGCATCGGCCTGGACAAGGCGCGGCTCTACTCCACGTCCGCGGCGCCCATCGGGCGGGAGGTGCTGGACTTCTTCGCCTCCATCGACGTCGTCCTCCTGGAGGCGTGGGGCATGACGGAGCTGTCGGGCCCCGCCACGGTGAGCACCCCTGAGTGTGCCCGCCACGGCACGGTGGGCCGCCCCATGCTGGGCGTGGAGGTGCGCATCGCGGAGGACGGGGAGATCCTCGTGAAGGGCGGCAACGTGTGCCTGGGCTACCACCGCAACCCGGAGGCCACGCAGGAGCTGCTGGAGGACGGGTGGCTGCACTCGGGGGACGTGGGGGAGCTGGACGCGGAGGGCTTCCTGCGCATCACCGGGCGCAAGAAGGAGATCATCGTCACCTCCGGCGGCAAGAAGACGTCGCCCGCGAACATCGAGGAGCTGCTCAAGGGCGTGTCCCCCGTGGGCCACGCCCTGGTGGTGGGCGACCGGCGCAACTACCTGGTGGCGCTGGTGACGCTGGAGCCGGACCGGGTGCGCCGGTTCGCGCGCGAGCGGGGCTTGCCGGAGGACGCGGCCGCGCTGGCCATGGATCCGCGGCTCCACCAGCACCTGCAGGAGGCCATCGAGCGGGAGGTGAACCCGAAGCTGTCGCGCTTCGAGGGCATCAAGCGCTTCCGCGTGCTGCCTGGGGAGTTCACCATCGAAGGCGGGGAGCTCACGCCCAGCATGAAGGTGCGGCGCAAGGTGGTGGAGCAGAAGTACGCGGCCGCCATCGACGCGCTCTACGCCGAGCCCGGGGGCGCCGTCGCCCACGACTAG
- the pyk gene encoding pyruvate kinase: MRKAKIICTLGPASDSKEVIEGLVQAGMNVARLNFSHGTHEEHRQRILRIRAVSKKLGVPVAILQDVQGPKVRLGRFEGGQLMVKAGDTVTVTTRAVQGHGLIIPTPVRSLPRDVEKGHEVLLDDGRVRLRVLKVKGQDVSCRVEVGGLLKDHKGLNLPGTAMSVPTLTQKDKVDLAFGQEVGVDYVALSFVRTAQDVRDARALVARRKTPLISKIEKPQAVENLEAIAAESDGVMVARGDLGVEMPLEQLPAIQKRAVREVNRMGGIVIVATEMLESMVNNARPTRAEVSDVANAILDGADAVMLSGETAAGRYPVDAAATMARIVAETERTSAIPLPHAPFERSEDVGTGIAAAAVAASRQLGIVTIVAYTESGHTARLLSEFRPDARIIALTPNPDAVNRMALYWGVTARLVKRVTSTDAMLKQVRKLCHEQHLCEPGASVIVVAGVPLNVPGNTNLMSIHRV; encoded by the coding sequence ATGCGCAAGGCGAAAATCATCTGCACGCTGGGCCCGGCGTCGGACTCGAAGGAAGTCATCGAGGGGCTGGTCCAGGCGGGCATGAACGTGGCCCGGCTGAACTTCTCCCACGGTACGCACGAGGAGCACCGGCAGCGCATCCTGCGCATCCGCGCGGTGTCGAAGAAGCTGGGGGTGCCGGTGGCCATCCTCCAGGACGTGCAGGGCCCCAAGGTGCGCCTGGGCCGCTTCGAGGGCGGCCAGTTGATGGTGAAGGCGGGCGACACCGTGACGGTGACGACGCGCGCGGTGCAGGGCCACGGCCTCATCATCCCCACCCCGGTGCGCTCCCTTCCCCGGGACGTGGAGAAGGGCCATGAAGTGCTCCTGGACGACGGCCGGGTGCGGCTGCGCGTGTTGAAGGTGAAGGGACAGGACGTGTCCTGCCGGGTGGAGGTGGGCGGCCTCCTCAAGGACCACAAGGGGCTCAACCTGCCCGGCACGGCCATGTCGGTGCCCACCCTCACGCAGAAGGACAAGGTGGACCTGGCGTTCGGCCAGGAGGTGGGCGTGGACTACGTGGCGCTGTCCTTCGTGCGCACCGCCCAGGACGTGCGCGACGCGCGCGCGCTGGTGGCACGGCGCAAGACGCCCCTCATCTCCAAGATTGAGAAGCCCCAGGCGGTGGAGAACCTGGAGGCCATCGCCGCGGAGTCGGACGGGGTGATGGTGGCCCGCGGCGACCTGGGCGTGGAGATGCCGCTGGAGCAATTGCCCGCCATCCAGAAGCGCGCCGTGCGGGAGGTGAACCGCATGGGCGGCATCGTCATCGTCGCGACGGAGATGCTGGAGAGCATGGTGAACAACGCCCGGCCCACGCGCGCGGAGGTGTCCGACGTGGCCAACGCCATCCTCGACGGCGCGGACGCGGTGATGCTCTCGGGCGAGACGGCCGCGGGCCGCTACCCCGTGGACGCGGCGGCCACCATGGCGCGCATCGTGGCGGAGACGGAGCGCACCAGCGCCATCCCCCTGCCCCACGCCCCCTTCGAGCGCTCGGAGGACGTGGGCACCGGCATCGCGGCGGCGGCGGTGGCGGCGTCGCGACAGCTGGGCATCGTCACCATCGTGGCCTACACGGAGAGCGGCCACACCGCGCGGCTCCTCTCCGAGTTCCGCCCCGACGCGCGCATCATCGCGCTGACGCCCAACCCGGACGCGGTGAACCGGATGGCGCTGTACTGGGGCGTCACGGCGCGGCTGGTGAAGCGCGTCACGTCCACGGACGCCATGCTCAAGCAGGTGCGCAAGCTCTGCCACGAGCAGCACCTCTGCGAGCCGGGCGCGTCCGTCATCGTGGTGGCCGGCGTGCCGCTCAACGTGCCGGGCAACACCAACCTGATGAGCATCCACCGCGTCTAG
- a CDS encoding bifunctional nuclease family protein, with translation MKTSNRANFFVAPFTAVVLALGGTLFLPAFGIPGAIAASGQAEGKDKPCRTEKGTDPKACSELVELEVKDVVPLMEAQTHAVVLSTKDGETVLPLFVDEGAAVSIAFRLAERPPPQPLAQDLLDDVVSKLGGKVTEVRIDDLRDNVYSGRVFLQQGKKELALDARPSDSIAMAMHSNARIRVTRKVLALAGITRAEIEALQKQQGMGVGGSGQGGEDMGPLPPPPPMGPSSGTPPHSEDIGMDRALKDHPPVLPRGKGQEIDL, from the coding sequence GTGAAAACGTCCAACCGCGCCAACTTCTTCGTCGCTCCGTTCACGGCCGTGGTGCTGGCGCTGGGGGGGACGTTGTTCCTTCCCGCGTTTGGGATCCCCGGCGCCATCGCCGCCTCCGGACAGGCGGAAGGGAAGGACAAGCCCTGTCGCACCGAGAAGGGGACGGACCCCAAGGCCTGCTCGGAGCTGGTGGAGCTGGAGGTGAAGGACGTGGTGCCCTTGATGGAGGCACAGACGCACGCCGTCGTGCTGAGCACCAAGGACGGGGAGACGGTGCTGCCCCTCTTCGTGGATGAGGGCGCCGCGGTCTCCATCGCCTTCCGGCTCGCGGAGCGCCCACCGCCCCAGCCCCTGGCGCAGGACCTGCTGGACGACGTGGTGTCGAAGCTGGGCGGCAAGGTGACGGAGGTCCGCATCGACGACCTGCGCGACAACGTCTACTCCGGCCGCGTCTTCCTGCAGCAGGGCAAGAAGGAGCTGGCGCTGGACGCCCGGCCCTCGGACTCCATCGCCATGGCCATGCACAGCAACGCGCGCATCCGCGTGACGCGCAAGGTGCTGGCGCTGGCGGGCATCACCCGCGCGGAGATTGAAGCCCTCCAGAAGCAGCAGGGCATGGGCGTGGGTGGCAGCGGCCAGGGCGGTGAGGACATGGGTCCCCTGCCCCCGCCGCCGCCCATGGGCCCCAGCTCGGGCACCCCGCCGCACTCGGAGGACATCGGCATGGACCGCGCCCTGAAGGACCACCCTCCGGTGCTCCCCAGGGGCAAGGGCCAGGAAATCGACCTCTGA